In Saccharothrix violaceirubra, the following are encoded in one genomic region:
- a CDS encoding Gfo/Idh/MocA family protein encodes MDQPIGIAVVGAGYWGPNLVRNAQATPGLKLRYLCDLDTERARRVLGDYSTVRVSGSLDDVLADPAVDAVAIATPAATHLPVALAALRAGKHVLVEKPLAASYEDGLELVREAESRGLTLMLDHTFVYTPTVQHLRHLVRSGEIGSVQYLDSVRINLGLVQPDVDVLWDLAPHDLSIFDAILPDDVRVTRVSAHGSDPIGAGRACVGHLTLELSDGVLAHVHVNWLSPTKIRTMIVGGSRRTVVWDDLNMVQRLSVHDRGADRVEGDEDRRQAIISYRRGDTVAPALPEKEALRGVMQEFAASIAEKRAPLTDGWSGLRVLAILEAASASLAGGGEFVTVRDVPGRGATGLAQEEAVA; translated from the coding sequence ATGGACCAGCCGATCGGCATCGCCGTCGTCGGCGCCGGCTACTGGGGCCCCAACCTGGTGCGCAACGCCCAGGCCACGCCGGGGCTGAAGCTGCGCTACCTCTGCGACCTCGACACCGAGCGCGCCCGCCGTGTGCTCGGCGACTACTCGACGGTCCGGGTCTCCGGCTCGCTCGACGACGTGCTCGCCGACCCCGCGGTCGACGCGGTCGCCATCGCGACCCCGGCGGCCACGCACCTGCCGGTCGCGCTCGCCGCGTTGCGCGCGGGCAAGCACGTCCTCGTGGAGAAGCCGCTCGCGGCGAGCTACGAGGACGGCCTGGAGTTGGTGCGCGAGGCCGAGAGCCGCGGGCTCACGCTCATGCTCGACCACACGTTCGTCTACACGCCGACCGTCCAGCACCTGCGCCACCTCGTGCGCAGTGGTGAGATCGGCAGCGTGCAGTACCTGGACTCGGTGCGGATCAACCTCGGCCTCGTCCAGCCGGACGTGGACGTGCTGTGGGACCTCGCGCCGCACGACCTGTCGATCTTCGACGCGATCCTGCCCGACGACGTGCGCGTGACCCGGGTGTCCGCGCACGGCTCGGACCCGATCGGCGCCGGCCGCGCCTGCGTCGGCCACCTCACGCTGGAGCTGTCCGACGGCGTGCTCGCGCACGTGCACGTCAACTGGCTCTCGCCGACCAAGATCCGCACGATGATCGTGGGCGGCTCGCGGCGGACCGTGGTGTGGGACGACCTGAACATGGTGCAGCGGCTGTCCGTGCACGACCGGGGCGCCGACCGCGTCGAGGGCGACGAGGACCGCCGCCAGGCGATCATCTCCTACCGCCGGGGCGACACCGTCGCGCCCGCGCTGCCGGAGAAGGAAGCCCTGCGCGGTGTCATGCAGGAATTCGCCGCCTCCATCGCCGAGAAGCGCGCCCCCCTGACCGACGGTTGGTCGGGTCTGCGCGTGCTGGCGATCCTGGAAGCGGCGTCGGCAAGCCTCGCCGGTGGTGGCGAGTTCGTGACCGTCAGAGACGTCCCGGGCCGGGGCGCGACGGGTTTGGCACAGGAAGAGGCGGTTGCATGA
- a CDS encoding sugar transferase, producing MTSPTVNGWEPAYRYGVIAADVLCTVVVVALSGVLLSANHLTFGPLPLLALQAVTILVVIASLYVNRVWNTSVLGQGAEEFRRLGRGLVGAVVVLGLGGLAAGLPGARLWVFLVGPAIALVAFPVRYLLRRPLHRARGEGRCLLPVLAAGNVDTVKDLIGRTRRAPHLGWRVDAVCTVDGRAEIGVELDGIPVVGRFNELAEQVRRGGYRIVAVTPDAYWTPRRLQQLAWELEGTGTEMVVAPALMDFAGPRLHVTGVLGMPLLRVSEPTFTGIRRMIKLMVDKFGSLLLLALLAPVLLTVAVAIMIDTRGPVLYKQRRVGKDGRQFTILKFRTMVTDADKLRAELEAVNEGAGVLFKMKRDPRVTSVGRVLRRYSMDELPQLFNVFGGSMSLVGPRPPLPEESAKYGPDMRRRLLVKPGMTGLWQVSGRSDLSWDESVRLDLRYVEDWSLALDALILWKTIRAVTGGAGAY from the coding sequence ATGACCAGTCCCACCGTCAACGGCTGGGAGCCCGCCTACCGTTACGGCGTCATCGCCGCCGACGTCCTGTGCACCGTCGTGGTCGTCGCGCTGTCCGGCGTCCTGCTGTCCGCGAACCACCTGACCTTCGGCCCGTTGCCCCTGTTGGCGCTCCAGGCCGTGACCATCCTCGTGGTGATCGCGTCCCTCTACGTCAACCGCGTCTGGAACACCTCCGTGCTCGGCCAGGGCGCCGAGGAGTTCCGCAGACTGGGACGCGGGCTCGTCGGGGCCGTGGTCGTCCTGGGCCTGGGCGGCCTGGCCGCCGGCCTGCCGGGCGCCCGCCTCTGGGTGTTCCTGGTCGGCCCGGCGATCGCGCTCGTCGCGTTCCCGGTCCGCTACCTGCTGCGCCGCCCGCTGCACCGGGCCCGCGGCGAAGGCCGCTGCCTGCTGCCGGTGCTGGCCGCCGGCAACGTCGACACGGTCAAGGACCTGATCGGCCGCACCCGGCGCGCGCCCCACCTGGGGTGGCGGGTCGACGCGGTGTGCACTGTGGACGGTCGCGCCGAGATCGGCGTCGAGCTCGACGGCATCCCGGTCGTCGGCCGGTTCAACGAGCTGGCCGAGCAGGTCCGCCGGGGCGGTTACCGCATCGTCGCGGTCACGCCCGACGCGTACTGGACGCCGCGGCGCCTCCAGCAGCTCGCCTGGGAGCTGGAGGGCACGGGCACCGAGATGGTCGTCGCGCCCGCGCTGATGGACTTCGCCGGTCCCCGCCTGCACGTCACGGGCGTGCTCGGCATGCCGTTGCTGCGGGTGTCGGAGCCGACGTTCACCGGCATCCGCCGGATGATCAAGCTGATGGTCGACAAGTTCGGCTCGCTGCTGCTGCTCGCGCTGCTGGCGCCGGTGCTGCTCACGGTCGCCGTGGCGATCATGATCGACACCCGCGGTCCGGTGCTCTACAAGCAGCGCCGGGTCGGCAAGGACGGTCGGCAGTTCACCATCCTCAAGTTCCGCACGATGGTGACCGACGCCGACAAGCTGCGCGCCGAACTCGAAGCCGTCAACGAGGGCGCGGGCGTGCTGTTCAAGATGAAGCGCGACCCCCGCGTGACCAGCGTGGGCCGCGTCCTGCGGCGGTACTCGATGGACGAGCTGCCGCAGCTGTTCAACGTCTTCGGCGGCTCCATGTCGCTGGTTGGTCCTCGGCCGCCGTTGCCCGAGGAGAGCGCGAAGTACGGGCCTGACATGCGGCGTCGCCTGCTGGTCAAGCCCGGGATGACCGGTCTGTGGCAGGTGTCCGGCCGCAGCGACCTCTCGTGGGACGAGTCGGTGCGACTCGACCTGCGGTACGTGGAGGACTGGTCCCTCGCCCTCGACGCGCTGATCTTGTGGAAGACCATCCGGGCCGTCACCGGCGGCGCGGGGGCCTACTGA
- a CDS encoding RNA-binding S4 domain-containing protein has translation MRIPEVVISDDMIRLGQFLKLAGLAEHGAHARELVEADEVTVNGRVENRRGAQLHHGDVVAVGGEKARVVANGQLP, from the coding sequence ATGCGCATCCCCGAAGTCGTGATCTCCGACGACATGATCCGACTGGGCCAGTTCCTCAAGCTGGCGGGGCTGGCCGAGCACGGTGCGCACGCCCGTGAGCTGGTCGAAGCCGACGAGGTCACGGTCAACGGCCGGGTCGAGAACCGCCGCGGTGCCCAGTTGCACCACGGCGACGTGGTGGCGGTCGGCGGGGAGAAAGCGCGCGTGGTCGCGAACGGTCAGCTCCCGTGA
- a CDS encoding copper resistance CopC family protein, translated as MRGKLTAFALAAGALVGVVPIVDAAAAPPVLLGSSPYDGDYVTAVPDRVELVFDRQPDSLRASLALYSPGGGVSTASHFADRTMSATVEGTKPTENGVYRLNWVFEGASGNVLFTVLAPGQEVPAGSVGERSRAFESSLTIERDPWSSRLSVWPLLGGAIMLVGVGVWLSPVRRRKAG; from the coding sequence ATGAGGGGGAAACTCACGGCGTTCGCGCTCGCCGCGGGCGCGCTGGTCGGTGTCGTGCCGATCGTCGACGCCGCCGCGGCACCGCCGGTCCTGCTGGGCAGCTCTCCGTACGACGGGGACTACGTCACCGCCGTCCCGGACCGGGTCGAGCTGGTCTTCGACCGCCAGCCGGACTCGCTGCGCGCGAGCCTCGCGCTGTACTCGCCGGGCGGCGGGGTGAGCACCGCTTCCCACTTCGCGGACCGGACGATGTCGGCCACGGTCGAGGGGACGAAGCCGACCGAGAACGGCGTGTACAGGCTCAACTGGGTGTTCGAGGGTGCCTCGGGCAACGTCCTGTTCACGGTGCTCGCCCCCGGCCAGGAGGTGCCGGCCGGGTCGGTCGGCGAGCGGAGCCGGGCCTTCGAGAGTTCCCTGACCATCGAGCGGGACCCGTGGTCCTCGCGGCTGTCGGTGTGGCCGCTGCTCGGCGGCGCGATCATGCTGGTCGGTGTCGGGGTCTGGCTCTCACCTGTTCGGCGGCGTAAGGCCGGGTGA
- a CDS encoding copper resistance CopC family protein translates to MRGRLAGLAFVVAIIGGGTAGPAYATAEPGPVHSEPGAGEVLEVPPSAIALMFDQVVDPASVDVTLRSAAGSEQPLGVRRFDGDAVSYPVIGSDLLSDGVYEVAWTAMGTGGTYWFVVDRHAYEAAPQHPGDDAGRAVVVLRATAEAASSGTDVGFYSYAPSLSPFAMPGWSVVGLAALLTGVGWWFSPVRRRKDG, encoded by the coding sequence ATGAGGGGGCGTTTGGCGGGGTTGGCGTTCGTCGTCGCGATCATCGGGGGTGGCACGGCAGGGCCCGCGTACGCGACGGCGGAACCGGGACCGGTCCACAGCGAGCCGGGTGCGGGGGAGGTGCTCGAAGTCCCGCCGTCGGCGATCGCGCTGATGTTCGACCAGGTCGTCGATCCCGCGTCGGTGGACGTGACCCTGCGGTCGGCCGCGGGGTCCGAACAGCCGTTGGGCGTCCGGCGGTTCGACGGGGACGCCGTGTCGTACCCGGTGATCGGGTCGGATCTGCTGTCCGACGGCGTCTATGAGGTCGCGTGGACCGCGATGGGCACGGGCGGCACGTACTGGTTCGTCGTCGACCGGCACGCGTACGAGGCAGCGCCGCAGCATCCCGGTGACGACGCGGGTCGCGCTGTGGTCGTCCTGCGCGCGACGGCCGAAGCGGCGTCTTCCGGCACCGATGTCGGGTTCTACTCCTATGCCCCGTCCCTGTCCCCGTTCGCGATGCCCGGGTGGTCCGTGGTCGGGCTCGCCGCCCTGTTGACGGGCGTGGGCTGGTGGTTCTCGCCCGTGCGGCGGCGTAAGGACGGCTGA
- a CDS encoding response regulator transcription factor: protein MREVTSPELRRPDGTPVRVLVVDDESTLAELMSMALRMERWEVRTALDGANAVRVAREFRPDAVVLDVMLPDFDGLEVLRRLRADQPALPVLFLTAKDAVEDRIAGLTAGGDDYVTKPFSLEEVVLRLRALLRRTGVTEATAGTELVVGDLVLDEETREVRRGGQAVELTATEFELLRFLMRNPKRVLSKAQILDRVWSYDFGGQANIVELYISYLRKKIDAGRVPMIHTMRGAGYVLKPAP from the coding sequence ATGCGCGAGGTGACCTCCCCCGAACTCCGCCGGCCCGACGGTACCCCGGTGCGGGTGCTGGTGGTCGACGACGAGTCCACTCTGGCCGAACTCATGTCCATGGCGCTGCGGATGGAACGCTGGGAGGTCCGCACCGCGCTGGACGGCGCCAACGCGGTCCGCGTGGCCCGCGAGTTCCGCCCCGACGCGGTCGTGCTCGACGTGATGCTGCCCGACTTCGACGGCCTGGAGGTGCTGCGCCGGCTGCGCGCCGACCAGCCCGCGCTGCCTGTCCTGTTCCTCACCGCCAAAGACGCGGTCGAGGACCGGATCGCCGGGCTGACCGCCGGTGGCGACGACTACGTCACCAAGCCGTTCAGCCTGGAGGAGGTAGTGCTGCGGCTGCGCGCGTTGCTGCGCCGCACCGGCGTGACCGAGGCGACGGCCGGCACCGAACTGGTGGTCGGCGACCTCGTGCTCGACGAGGAGACCCGCGAGGTGCGCCGGGGCGGGCAGGCCGTCGAGTTGACCGCGACCGAGTTCGAACTGCTGAGGTTCCTGATGCGCAACCCGAAGCGGGTGCTGAGCAAGGCCCAGATCCTGGACCGGGTGTGGAGCTACGACTTCGGCGGCCAGGCCAACATCGTCGAGCTGTACATCTCCTACCTGCGCAAGAAGATCGACGCCGGGCGCGTGCCGATGATCCACACGATGCGGGGCGCGGGATATGTCCTCAAGCCCGCGCCCTGA
- a CDS encoding sensor histidine kinase: protein MSSSPRPERLKRWSPKGWRPKGWRPKGWRPESWALRTRLVVGVVGLLAAICVVIGVVASFALRDFMVSKLDEELVRTADRAAGFTGMPRPDGDSSLKPLDFPGFGPGTLLLTFRDGAADSAGRLRPGSGNREELPGDQQRLLDSVPTDGLPRTVDLGTLGAYRVIGVANHRGDKVVAGLPMATVDANTVQLGLILGGVGLAGLIAIGLVGVSVIRRALRPLERVADTATRVAELPLHEGEVALAERVSEQDSNPATEVGRVGLALNRMLGHVGNALAARHASETRVRQFVADASHELRTPLAAIRGYAELTRRANADVPPEIGYAMGRVESEAVRMTSLVEDLLLLARLDAGRPLEFGPVDLTALVVDTVNDARIAGGDHDWKLELPPEPVTVSGDRDRLHQVLANLLSNARVHTPHGTTVTTSLSVGDGGATELTVVDDGPGVPAGLQPEVFERFARGDGSRSRAAGSTGLGLSIVSAVVTAHGGTVALTSHPGHTRFAVRLPG from the coding sequence ATGTCCTCAAGCCCGCGCCCTGAGCGCCTCAAGCGTTGGAGTCCTAAGGGTTGGCGCCCAAAGGGTTGGCGCCCAAAGGGTTGGCGCCCTGAGAGTTGGGCTCTGCGGACCCGGCTCGTCGTCGGCGTGGTCGGTCTGCTCGCCGCGATCTGCGTCGTCATCGGCGTGGTGGCCAGCTTCGCCCTGCGCGACTTCATGGTGTCCAAACTGGACGAGGAACTCGTCCGCACCGCCGACCGGGCGGCCGGGTTCACCGGGATGCCCCGCCCGGACGGCGACAGCTCCCTGAAACCCCTGGACTTCCCCGGTTTCGGCCCGGGGACGTTGCTCCTGACGTTCCGCGACGGCGCCGCCGACTCCGCCGGACGCCTGCGTCCGGGCTCGGGCAACCGCGAGGAACTGCCGGGCGACCAGCAGCGGCTGCTGGACTCCGTGCCCACCGACGGCCTGCCCAGGACCGTGGACCTCGGCACGCTCGGCGCCTACCGGGTGATCGGCGTGGCCAACCACCGCGGTGACAAGGTGGTCGCGGGCCTGCCGATGGCCACTGTGGACGCGAACACGGTGCAGCTCGGGCTGATCCTCGGCGGCGTGGGACTGGCCGGGCTGATCGCGATCGGCCTGGTCGGCGTCTCGGTGATCCGCCGGGCCCTGCGCCCGCTGGAACGCGTGGCCGACACCGCGACCCGCGTGGCCGAACTCCCGTTGCACGAGGGCGAGGTGGCCCTGGCGGAACGGGTGTCCGAACAGGACTCGAACCCGGCGACCGAGGTGGGCCGCGTCGGGCTGGCGCTCAACCGGATGCTCGGCCACGTCGGCAACGCCCTGGCCGCCCGGCACGCCAGCGAGACCCGCGTCCGGCAGTTCGTCGCGGACGCCTCCCACGAACTGCGCACCCCCCTGGCCGCCATCCGCGGCTACGCCGAGCTGACCAGGCGGGCCAACGCCGACGTGCCGCCCGAGATCGGCTACGCGATGGGCCGCGTCGAGTCCGAGGCCGTGCGCATGACGTCGCTCGTCGAAGACCTGTTGCTGCTGGCCCGCCTCGACGCCGGGCGCCCGCTGGAGTTCGGCCCGGTCGACCTGACCGCGTTGGTCGTGGACACCGTCAACGACGCCCGGATCGCGGGCGGGGACCACGACTGGAAGCTGGAGCTGCCGCCCGAGCCGGTCACCGTGTCCGGCGACCGCGACCGCCTGCACCAGGTGCTGGCCAACCTGCTGTCGAACGCGCGGGTCCACACCCCGCACGGGACGACGGTCACCACCTCGTTGTCCGTGGGGGACGGCGGCGCGACCGAACTGACCGTCGTGGACGACGGACCCGGTGTGCCGGCGGGTCTCCAGCCCGAGGTCTTCGAACGCTTCGCGCGCGGCGACGGCTCGCGGTCCCGGGCCGCCGGGAGCACCGGCCTGGGCCTGTCCATCGTGTCCGCGGTGGTGACCGCGCACGGCGGCACCGTGGCGTTGACCAGCCACCCCGGCCACACCAGGTTCGCGGTCCGCCTGCCCGGCTGA
- a CDS encoding ArnT family glycosyltransferase has product MRARLPLLLLLAGTAVLYLWRLGDSGWANAYYSAAAQAGAESWTAWFYGSTDPANAITVDKTPASLWVMGLSARLFGVNAWSILAPQALMGVASVGLLYATVKRTSGRAAGLIAGAVLALTPVAVLMFRFNNPDALLVLLLVAGAYCTVRATEAASARWLALAGAAVGFAFLAKMLQAFLVLPAFGLVYLLAANARPVRKLVHLTAALGTMVVAGGWWVLAVELVPAGSRPYIGGSQGDSVLELTLGYNGLGRLTGDEVGSVGGGRGGGWGGTGWSRLLGSEMGSQIAWLLPTALVLLLSAWWFASRSDRVGLGLWGGWLVVTAAVFSFMNGIIHAYYTVALAPAIGAIVGIGAVALWRRRHDAIAAAALSGAVAVTALQCYLLLAEWSTGLAATVLVLGLLAAVGLFLSSVVPAAAVVPVALAAALLGPGAYSVATADTPHSGAIPSAGPGRGMGFGGMGGGMGGLLSAPEPSAEVVSVLRADADSYTWAAAVVGSNNAAGHQLGADVPVMAVGGFNGTDPAPTLEQFQKYVAEGRVHYFIAGSMMRGETGSDAAARIAEWVDETFTARTVDGVTLYELTVSGLAAAGLTADAQR; this is encoded by the coding sequence ATGCGAGCGCGACTACCTCTCCTCCTCCTGCTGGCCGGCACCGCCGTGCTGTACCTGTGGCGCCTGGGCGACTCGGGCTGGGCCAACGCGTACTACTCGGCGGCGGCCCAGGCGGGGGCCGAGAGCTGGACGGCCTGGTTCTACGGGTCCACCGACCCGGCCAACGCCATCACCGTCGACAAGACCCCGGCGTCCCTGTGGGTCATGGGATTGTCGGCCAGGCTGTTCGGCGTCAACGCGTGGAGCATCCTCGCTCCCCAGGCCCTGATGGGCGTGGCGAGCGTGGGACTCCTCTACGCCACCGTGAAGCGCACCTCGGGCCGGGCCGCCGGGCTGATCGCCGGCGCGGTCCTGGCGCTGACCCCGGTGGCCGTGCTGATGTTCCGCTTCAACAACCCCGACGCCCTGCTGGTGCTCCTGCTCGTGGCCGGCGCCTACTGCACCGTGCGCGCCACCGAAGCGGCAAGCGCGAGATGGCTCGCCCTGGCGGGCGCGGCGGTCGGCTTCGCCTTCCTGGCCAAGATGCTCCAGGCGTTCCTCGTGCTCCCCGCCTTCGGCCTGGTCTACCTGCTCGCCGCGAACGCGCGGCCCGTGCGAAAGCTCGTGCATCTGACGGCGGCGCTGGGCACCATGGTGGTGGCGGGTGGTTGGTGGGTGCTCGCCGTCGAGCTGGTGCCCGCCGGATCCCGGCCCTACATCGGGGGTTCGCAGGGCGACAGCGTCCTGGAACTCACGCTCGGTTACAACGGACTGGGCCGATTGACGGGCGACGAGGTCGGCAGCGTCGGCGGTGGTCGCGGAGGGGGCTGGGGCGGTACGGGCTGGTCCCGACTGCTCGGGTCCGAAATGGGCAGTCAGATCGCCTGGTTGCTCCCCACCGCGTTGGTGCTGTTGCTCTCCGCGTGGTGGTTCGCCTCCCGCAGCGATCGGGTCGGGCTCGGACTGTGGGGTGGCTGGCTGGTCGTCACGGCGGCCGTCTTCAGCTTCATGAACGGGATCATCCACGCGTACTACACCGTGGCGCTGGCACCCGCGATCGGCGCGATCGTCGGCATCGGCGCGGTCGCGCTGTGGCGACGGCGACACGATGCGATCGCGGCGGCGGCGTTGTCCGGCGCCGTGGCCGTGACCGCGCTCCAGTGCTACCTGTTGCTCGCCGAGTGGTCGACCGGCCTGGCCGCGACGGTGCTCGTGCTCGGTCTGCTCGCCGCGGTCGGGCTGTTCCTGTCGTCGGTGGTCCCGGCCGCCGCGGTGGTGCCGGTGGCGTTGGCCGCCGCGCTGCTGGGACCGGGCGCGTACTCCGTGGCCACGGCCGACACCCCGCACTCGGGCGCGATCCCCAGCGCGGGCCCGGGTCGCGGCATGGGTTTCGGCGGCATGGGCGGTGGCATGGGCGGCCTGCTCAGCGCACCCGAACCGAGTGCCGAGGTCGTGTCCGTGCTGCGCGCGGACGCCGACTCGTACACGTGGGCGGCGGCCGTCGTCGGCTCGAACAACGCGGCGGGCCACCAGCTCGGCGCGGACGTCCCGGTCATGGCCGTCGGCGGGTTCAACGGCACCGACCCCGCACCCACCCTGGAACAGTTCCAGAAGTATGTCGCGGAAGGACGCGTCCACTACTTCATCGCGGGCTCGATGATGCGGGGCGAGACCGGCAGCGACGCCGCCGCACGCATCGCCGAGTGGGTCGACGAGACCTTCACCGCCCGCACCGTCGACGGCGTCACGCTCTACGAGCTGACCGTGTCGGGTCTCGCGGCGGCCGGTCTCACAGCGGACGCACAGCGATGA
- a CDS encoding bifunctional glycosyltransferase family 2/GtrA family protein, with protein MTTATLTTTTVLDVVVPVYNEERDLAPCVRKLHADLARTFPYPFRITIADNASTDGTAAVAEALAGELPHVAAVHLAEKGRGRALKAVWSASDAAVLAYMDVDLSTDLAALGPLVAPLISGHSDVAIGSRLARGARVVRGPKREFLSRCYNLILRGALAARFTDAQCGFKAIRADVARRLLPHVEDTGWFFDTELLVLAERAGARIHEVPVDWIDDPDSRVDIVSTAVADLKGVARVARGLMTGRIPIGDLRAQLGRRPLEPTTPGVPPGLFKQLVRFGAVGVASTLAYLLLFVLLRGGIGAQGANLVALLLTAIANTAANRRFTFGVRGRDGAGRHQFEGLLVFALGLALTSGSLFLLHRFAQPGGTAELVTVIGANLMATVLRFLLLRNWVFRTRPSTVENS; from the coding sequence ATGACAACCGCGACGCTCACGACGACCACGGTGCTCGACGTGGTGGTCCCCGTGTACAACGAGGAACGCGACCTCGCGCCGTGCGTGCGCAAGCTGCACGCGGACCTCGCCCGGACCTTCCCGTACCCCTTCCGGATCACCATCGCCGACAACGCGAGCACCGACGGGACCGCCGCCGTCGCGGAGGCGTTGGCCGGGGAACTGCCGCACGTCGCCGCCGTCCACCTGGCCGAGAAAGGGCGCGGTCGTGCGCTCAAGGCCGTGTGGAGCGCGTCCGACGCGGCCGTCCTGGCGTACATGGACGTCGACCTGTCCACCGACCTGGCCGCGCTGGGCCCGCTGGTCGCACCGCTGATCTCCGGCCACTCCGACGTCGCGATCGGCAGCCGGCTCGCGCGCGGCGCGCGGGTCGTGCGCGGACCCAAGCGCGAGTTCCTCTCCCGCTGCTACAACCTGATCCTGCGCGGCGCGCTGGCCGCCCGGTTCACCGACGCGCAGTGCGGCTTCAAAGCGATCCGCGCCGACGTGGCCCGCCGACTGCTGCCGCACGTCGAGGACACCGGCTGGTTCTTCGACACCGAGCTGCTCGTGCTCGCCGAACGCGCGGGCGCCCGCATCCACGAGGTCCCGGTCGACTGGATCGACGACCCGGACAGCCGCGTCGACATCGTGTCCACGGCCGTCGCCGACCTCAAAGGCGTGGCCAGGGTCGCGCGCGGCCTGATGACCGGCCGGATCCCGATCGGCGACCTGCGCGCCCAACTGGGCCGCCGCCCGCTGGAGCCGACGACGCCGGGCGTGCCGCCCGGCCTGTTCAAGCAGCTCGTCCGGTTCGGCGCGGTCGGCGTCGCCAGCACGCTCGCCTACCTGCTGCTGTTCGTGCTGCTGCGCGGCGGCATCGGCGCGCAGGGTGCGAACCTGGTGGCATTGTTGCTCACCGCGATCGCGAACACCGCCGCGAACCGGCGTTTCACCTTCGGCGTGCGCGGTCGGGACGGCGCCGGTCGCCACCAGTTCGAGGGCCTGCTCGTCTTCGCCCTCGGACTCGCCCTGACCAGCGGTTCGCTGTTCCTGCTGCACCGGTTCGCCCAACCCGGCGGCACGGCCGAGCTGGTCACCGTGATCGGCGCGAACCTGATGGCCACCGTCCTGCGGTTCCTGTTGCTGCGCAACTGGGTGTTCCGCACCCGTCCGTCCACTGTGGAGAATTCCTGA